One Nocardioides dongkuii genomic window, AGCCCGTACGGCGCGAGGGTGCGGGCCACGTCGGCCCACCGGGCGCCGGGGCCGAGCCGGACGCGGCCCGTGTCGGGGTCGAGCACCTCGACGGTGTCGAGCGCGCTGACGTCGATGACGAGCCCGCCGTGGTTGAGGGAGCGGCCGGAGATGCCGTGCCCGGCGCTGAGCACCCCGAGCGGCAGCTCGCGGTGCTCCCGGGCGACGGCGACCGCGGCCTGCACCTCGGCGACGGTCCGCGGCCGGAGCACGAGGCCGGGGGCGCCGCCACGCAGGTAGCCGGAGAGGTAGCGGGCGTACGCCGGGTCGCCCGGCTCGACCGCGCGCTCGGCCAGCTCGGGCGGCAGGTCGTCGTACCCGATGCCGGGACGCCGCTTCGCCAGGGCCGAGGCACGACGGACCCGTGAGCGCTCGCGCACCCCGGAGCTCGCGCGAGCCTCGCCGACCCGCTCGCGCACCTCGCCGAAGAGACCCGCGAAGCGGCGCAGCCCGCCCTCGTCGTCGCCCATCACGATGAAGGTGCTGACGCCGTCCTCGACGGCGAGGCGCACCAGCTCGTCGGCGGCCGTGTCGGGGGCGATGTTCAGCAGCCGCACGACCTCGGCGGGATCCCGGCCGGCCTCCCGGGCCGCCTCGTCGATCACGCGCATGCCGCGCTCGAGGTCGCCGGGCTTCAGGTACGGCATCGAGGGCAGCCAACCGTCGGCCGCGCGCCCGATCAGCCGCAGCATCCGCGGCTTGAGCGCCCCGAGCCAGATCGGTACATCGTGCGCGGGCGCCGGGCCGCGCTTGGCGCCGTGGACCCGGTGGTGGGCGCCGTCGACGGCGAGGACCGACCGGTCGGAGGTGTCCCACACGCCGCGGATGACTGTGATCGCCTCGGCCAGCGCGTCCACCGCCTCGCCCGGGGTCAGACGGGTCCCGCCGTACGCCTCGATCGCGTCCCAGAACCCGCCGGCGCCCAGCCCCAGCGCGACCCGGCCGCCGGAGAGCAGGTCGAGGCTGGCCACCGACTTCGCCAGCACGGCGGGCGGGCGCAGCGGCAGGTTGAGCACGTTGCCGGCGAGCTGGATCCGCTCGGTGCGGGCGGCGGCGTACGACATCAGCGTCCAGGTGTCGAGGAAGGACGGCTGGTAGGGGTGGTCCTGGAACGTCGCGAGGTCGTAGCCGAGCTCCTCGCTGAGGACCGCGAGCTCGACCGGCCGCTGCGGCGAGCCGGCCGCCGGGGTGATGAAGGAGCCGAAGCGCAAGGGGTGACCGTAGTCGGGCATGCCCCCAGCATCCGTCGCGCGAACCCGTGGCGCAACCTCGGGTAACCGGGTTACCATAGGTAAGTGACCACGAGCTCGACCCCCCGCCGCCAGGAGCTGATCGACGACGCCACCTGCCGGGAGGCCACGGCCGGCCTGGAGTTCGTCGGCCGGCGGTGGACCGGCGCGATCATGCTCGCGCTCGGCCGCGGCGCGTCGCGGTTCGGGGAGATCGAGGCGGCCGTCGACGGCCTGTCCGCGCGCCTGCTCACCGCCCGGCTGCGCGAGCTGGAGGAGCACGACCTCGTCGAGCGCGAGGTGATCCCCACGACGCCGGTCTCGGTCCGCTACCGGCTCACGCCCCGCGGTCGCGACCTGCTGGCGGCGATGCAACCGCTGGTGGCCTACCACCTGCGCTGGGGCGACTGAGGGACCAGCCGGCCAGCAGCAGCGGTCGCGCCCTGCCGGTGGTTGAGCAGCGAAGGCGCTCTGGCGCCTGAGCGATGTCGAAACCCGGCGAGCCAAGTCGGGGCCTTGGTTGAGGTGGATGTGTGGGCTGCGGGGGTCTCGACACCGGGACTTCGTCCCTGCTCGACCACCGGTTACCGGTGGTTGAGCAGCGAAGGCGCTCTGCGCCTGAGCGTTGTCGAAACCCGGTGAGCCAAGTCGGGGCCTTGATCGAGGTGGTACGTCGGCTGCGGGGTCTCGACACCGGGACTTCGTCCCTGCTCGACCACCGGTGGCTGAGCGATGTCGAAACCCGGTGAGCTGACCTGGGGCCTGGGTTGAGGTTGTACGTCGGCTACGGGGGTCTCGACATCGCTCGTCGCTGGCGCTCCTCGCTGCTCGACCACCGGTGGGTGGAGGTCAACCAGCCCCGACGCTCGGCGACGGCACGGCGAGAAGCCGGGCGAACAGGTCAGCGAGAGCGAAGCCGTCCCCTGCTCCGGTCAGGTCCAGCCGGAGATCAGGAAGGTTCCATCCTTCGACGCTGACTCGACACTGTCGCCGTTCGGCCTCGACGTAGACCCACCAGTCGATGCAGCGGACGTCGGCCCACTGCCCTCCGTAGGCCTCGACGACCCCGCTGTCCGGGTACTTCTCGGCGAACATGGAGGGGTCCGCCTCCCACAGGATCGACGAGACTCCCCGTCCGAGTCGTAGCCAATCTGCCTGGTGAAGCCGACGCCGGCAGCGTCGAAGACCGGGTCGCAACGGCGGCAGACCTCGTCTGCCCAGGCGCCGTCGAACACGCACTCGACGGCCGCAGCGGCGTCGCGCACGGTCACCCTCGGTGCGTCGTCGTCCATCACCCCAGTATCCGCGAACCCGTTCGCGGTTTCCCGGTGAACGCACACGTGCACGGTGCGAGGATCACGCCGTGAACGCCGAGGGACCAGTCGAGTTGCCGGGAGCCACGCCACCGCTGCCGCTGTCGATCTGGGTGGTCGCCTGGGCGTCGGTGGTGGGCCAGGCGGAGCTGCTGCTCCGCCGAGGCCCCCAGGTCGGCGACGTGGGGTCGCTCTTCCTGTCCGTCGTCCTCGGCGCGCTCGTCCTGGGGTACGTGTCCGCCGGTGTCGTCCGGGCCCGCACCGTCCGGTTCGTGCTCGCCTGGGTCGTGCTGGTCCTGGCCGTCCTCGGTGAGCTCGTCGAGCTGGTCTCGGTCGACGACCTGGGTCAGGCCGCCCACGCCGTGGTCGCGCTCTCGACCACGGCGGTGGCGCTCGCCGCGCTGGCGAGCTTCCGCCGGAGCGACTGGTACGCCTGGCAGCGCACCAGGCCATCGACCTACGACGGCGCCCCGATCGGTCAGCTGGTCGCGATCGGCGTGCTTGTCGGGATGCTCGGCGGGATCATCGGTGCGGACGACGCCGGACGTCGCGGACGTGACGGACTCGACGTACGCGTGAACGTCGCCGAGCGCTGACCAATCGACCCCGTCAGGCGGCGCTGTCCGCGCGGTCGGGGTGGTCGGCGTGGTCGGCGTCGACGTACCGCCCGTCCGGGGTGACCGGGTGGTCCTCGTTGATGGCGAGGACGGCGTCGCTGAGCTCGGGGTCGACGACGACGGGACGGCGGTCGAGGTGCACGCCGGCGATCATGCAGCGCACCGATCCCCCGGCGAGCTCGATGGTGGGGATGTCGACCGAGACGATGGTGGCGGACTCCTCGATGACCGCGACCTGGTCGGGGCGGAGGCTGCGGTGGGCCCGGGCCGACATCGCCATCACGTAGCCGCGGCGGCCCTCCGGCGTACGACCGCAGAGCTCGACGGCGTTGCCGGCGAACTCCCGGACCTGCTCCTCGGTGAGCTCGACGACCTGGCGGCCGTTGACGCTGAGCCGCTCGCGGACCTGCTCGCGCCGGACCCTGTCCGGGATCATCTCGAGGGCGATCAGGGCGACGTCGGTGCCGACGCAGGCCAGCACGTTGGTGTGGTAGACGGGGACCCCGGCGCTGTCGACGGCGTCGAAGGCCATCGGCTCGTAGTTGAAGTCGGTGCAGAACCGCTCCAGGACGTGGGCGTCGCTGCGGTGGCTGCGCGCCATGTAGGCGACCCGCGAGACGTGGTCGAGGACCATCGCGCCGGTGCCCTCGAGGAAGATCCCGTCGGGCTCGAGGCCGGAGTAGTCGACGATCGTCTGGACGCGGTACTCCGACTTCAGCATCTCCAGGACGTCGGCGCGCCGCTCGTGGCGGCGGTTCGAGGCGTACATCGGGAAGACCGCGACGCTGCCCCCGGCGTGGGTCGAGATCCAGTTGTTCGGGAACACCGAGTCCGGCCGGGTGTGATCCTCGTCGTCGAAGACGTGGACCCGGACGCCGGCGTCCCGCAGGGTCGCGGCCAGCGCGTCCATCTCCGCGAGCGCCAGCGCCGAGACGGCGGCGTCGGAGCGCCCGTCCGGCACGTCGGCCTGGAAGGCGTTGTCCGCCGCAGTCGCGGGGTTGGGCAGGTAGTTCTGGGCGCGGACGAGGATGACGGCGGACGGGGCTTGAGCACTCACGTGCGCACGCTAGACGACGACCCGGCCCAGCACCTGATCGCGCCCGGGCACCCGTCGGTCGCGTCACAGTCGTGCAACTCGGAGTTGCACCCTCGCTAGCATCGGTCCCATGGCGACACGGGCCCCCGAGACCGACGGACGCCGCTCGGCGGCGGCCGCGCGGCGCCGGGTCCGCGAGCGGGAGATCATCGCGGCGACCCGGGCGCTCTTCGACGAGCGCGGGGTGCGCGACGCGCAGATCGAGGACATCGCGCGCGCCGTCGGGATCAACCGGGCGATCGTCTACCGGCACTTCACCGGCAAGGAGGAGCTCTTCGCGCTCACCCTGGTCAGCTACCTCGACGAGCTGCGCGAGGACCTCGACGCCGCCGAGGGCGGTACGCCGACCGACCGGCTCGCCGCGATCGTCGGCGCCTTCGTCGACTACGGGCTGGCCCACCCGGCGTTCGTGGACTGCGCGCAGGCGCTGATGCGCCGCTCCGGTCCCGAGCTGCTCGACGAGATCTCGGAGGGCGCGCTGTTCCGCCTCGGCCGGAGCATCTCCGCGTGCCTCGCCGTGCTCAGCGGGGCGCTCGAGGAGCTCGGCGTGGAGGACCCGACGCTGCTCGCCAACACGCTGTACGCCAGCGGCCTCGGCGCGCTGCAGCTCGCCCGGGTCGGCATCCTGGTCAAGGAGGCGGCCCCCGGCGTACCCACCGTCGGGCAGATCTCCCCGGAGCAGGTGCGCGACTACCTGGTGGCCTCGGCGCTGGCGCTGGCCTCCCGCTGATATCGGGACGCCGGGCGTCCGGAAGTCCTACCCTCCTCGCGTGAGCCGCGAGCACCGCATCACCTGTCCGCTCTGCGAGGCCATGTGCGGCCTCCGCGTCACCGTGGACGACGCGGGTCGCGTCGGCCGGATCACGGGCGATCCCGACGACGTCTGGTCCCGCGGCTACCTCTGCCCCAAGGGCACGGCGCTGGGCCACCTGCACGAGGACCCCGACCGGCTGCGGCAGCCGATGGTCAAGGGCCCGGACGGCGTGCACCGCCCGGTGTCCTGGGACCAGGCCTGGGCGGAGGTCGAGCGAGTCCTGCGCCCGGTGCTCGACGAGGACGGCGCCTCGGCGGTCACGGTGTACGTCGGCAACCCCGTCGCTCACAACCTCTCGCTGAGCCGCTACATCGGCGCCGTCATCGGCATGGGCCAGGCGGTCGGCATGCAGACCTACTACTCCCCCGCGACGGTCGACCAGTGGCCGCTGAACGTCGTGGGCGCGCTGCTCTTCGGGGGCATGTGGGAGGCGCCGGTCCCCGACCTCGACCGCACCGACCACCTCGTCGTCCTCGGCGCCAACCCCGCCGCCAGCCAGGGCTCGATGCTCTCCGCGCCCGACGTGCTCGGCCGGCTGCGGGCGATCCGCGAGCGCGGCGGCTCGGTGGTCGTCGTCGACCCCCGCCGGACCCGCACCGCCGAGCAGGCCAGCGAGTGGGTGCCGGTCCGCCCCGGGACCGACGCGCTGCTGCTCTTCGCCGTGCTGCGCACCCTCGCCGAGGAGGGCCTGCTGCGCGACCACGAGCACCTGCGCGGCAAGGTGAGCGGCCTGGCCGAGGTGCTCGCGCTCGCCGAGCCGTTCACGCCCGAGCGGGTCGCCGGGCCGACCGGCGTCCCGGCCGACCGGATCCGGCGGCTCGCCCGCGACCTCGCGGCGGCGAGCAGCCCGGTCCTCTACGGCCGGATCGGCACCTGCACCCAGGAGTTCGGCACCCTGTCGACCTGGCTGATCTTCGTCCTCAACGTCGCCCTCGGCGCCGTCGACCGGGTCGGCGGCAGCCTGTTCCCGATCGCGGGCGCCTGGTCGCCGATGTTCCTCAAGCCGCCGGACCAGGACCAGCCGGGCTGGCGCTTCGGCCGCACCCGCAGCCGGGTCCGCGGCGCCCCGGAGGTGCTCGGGCAGTACCCGGTCACCTGCCTGCCCGAGGAGATCGAGACCCCCGGGCCGGGACGGATCCGGGCCCTGATCACCGTCGCCGGCAACCCGGCCGTCTCCGCACCCGCGGCCGCCAGCATGGACCGCGCCCTGGGCAGCCTGGACGCGCTGATCGCCGTCGACAACTGGCTCAACGAGACGACCCGGCACGCGCACGTCGTGCTGCCCGGCACCTCACCGCTGGAGCACGGCCACGCCGACGACCTCTACTGGATGTACGCGCTGCGGTCCTGCCTGAAGTGGTCGGACCCGGTGTTCCCGCTCCAGGGCGACCGCCCCGACGAGTGGGAGATCCTGCTCCGCCTCGGCGGAGCGCTGCTCGGTACGCCGGTGCCCGAGGTCGACGTACCGGCCATGGACGAGGTGTACGTCGGGGGCCTGGTGCAGTCCCTCTGCGCGACGGCCGGCACCCCGCTGACCGGACGCGACGCGGACGCGGCGCTCGCAGCCCTGGCCGGAACCGGGCCGGAGCGCCTGGTCGACCTCGGCATCCGGCTCGGCCCGTTCGGCGACTCGCTCGGCGCGCGCCCCGACGGCCTGACGCTGGCCCGGCTGCGCGAGCACCCCGGCGGTCTCGACCTCGCCGAGCTGCAGGCGGGCCGGCTCGACGAGGTGCTCTCCACCCCGAGCGGCACGATCGAGCTGGTGCACGACCTGCTGAGCGACGACGTGCCGCGGCTGCTGGCCCGCCTGGACCGCGCCGAGCCCGGGCTCGTGCTCACCAGCCGCCGCCACCTGCGGTCCAACAACTCCTGGCTGCACAACGTGCCGAGCCTGATGAAGGGCGCGGACCGCTGCACCCTGCTGCTCCACCCGCGCGACGCCGACGCCGCGGGACTGGTGGACGGTCAGCTCGCGCGCGTCACCACCACCGAGGGCGAGGTCGAGCTCCCGGTGCAGGTCAGCGCGGAGATGATGCCCGGGGTCGTCTCGCTCCCCCACGGGTGGGGACACGACCGCCCGGGCACCCGGATGGCCGTGGCGCACGCCCACGCCGGGGTGAACAGCAACCTGCTCAACCCCGGCGACCTGCTCGACGTCCCGAGCGGCACCCTCGCGGTCAACGGGGTGCCCTGCTCGGTCGCCCCGGCCTAGAGCCCCGGCCTAGCGCTCCAGGATGGCGACGACGCCCTGGCCGCCCGCGGCGCAGATGCTGATCAGGCCGCGGCCCGACCCCTTCTCCGCGAGCAGCTTGGCGAGGGTGGCCACGATCCGGCCGCCGGTGGCGGCGAACGGGTGGCCGGCCGCGAGCGAGGAGCCGTGCACGTTCAGCTTGTCGCGGTCGATCGAGCCCAGCGGGGCGTCCAGGCCGAGGCGCTCCTTGCAGAACACCGGGTCCTCCCACGCCGCGAGGGTGGAGAGCACCTGCGAGGCGAACGCCTCGTGGATCTCGTAGAAGTCGAAGTCCTGCAGCGAGAGGCCCTGGCGCTCCAGCATCCGCGGGACGGCGTACGCCGGGGCCATCAGCAGGCCCTCGTTGCCGTGGACGTAGTCGACGGCCGCGGTCTCGGAGTCCACGAGGTAGGCCTGGACCTCGAGGCCGTGCTCCTGCGACCACTCCTCGGTCGCCAGCAGCACCGCGGAGGCGCCGTCGGTGAGCGGCGTGGAGTTGCCGGCCGTCATCGTCGCGGCCTCGCCCTTGCCGAAGACCGGCTTGAGCTTGGCGAGCTTCTCGGCGGTGGAGTCGGGCCGCAGGTTGTTGTCGCGCTCGACGCCGCGGAACGGTGTCACCAGGTCGTCGAACCACCCGCGGTCGTACGCCGCGGCGAGGCGCTGGTGGGAGGTCGCGGCCAGCTCGTCCTGCGCCTCGCGGGTGATCCGCCACTCCAGGGCGGTCAGCGCGGCGTGCTCGCCCATCGAGAGCTTGGTGCGCGGCTCGCCGTTCTGCGGGATCTCCAGGCCGATGTCGCCGGGGCGGATCGCGCCGAGGGCGGTCAGGCGGCTCTTGGTGTCGCGCGCGGCGTTGACCTTCATCAGCTTCTTGCGCAGCTTGTCGCTGATCGCGACCGGCGCGTCGGAGGTGGTGTCGGTGCCGCCGGCGATGCCGGCGTCGATCTGGCCGAGCGCGATCTTGTTCGCGACCTGGATCGCGGCCTGCAGGCCGGTGCCGCAGGCCTGCTGGATGTCGGTCGCCGGGGTCTCGGGGGCGAGCCGGGAGCCGAGCACCGCCTCGCGGGTCAGGTTGAAGTCGCGGGAGTGCTTGAGCACGGCGCCGGCCACGACCTCGCCGAGGCGCTCGCCCTCGAGGCCGAACCGGGCCACGAGCCCGTCGATCGTGGCGGTGAGCATGTCCTGGTTCGAGACGTCGGAGTACACCGAGTTGGACCGGGCGAACGGGATGCGGTTGCCGCCGAGGACGGCGACGCGGCGGGTACTGGTCTCCATGTCATCAGTCTTCCCCGCGACGCGCGCCCAGAGAAGGACATGAGGGGCACGTCACGAAATGTGGACTCCGAGTTACACGTCTAGTTACATGGAGTGTCATGAGCGACCGCTACCAGGACTTCGCGTCCTCGCAGATCGGCAAGTTCCTCGTCAAGAACCTCGGGCTCCCCAGCCCGATGCGGCTGGAGCGGTACGCCGCGGGCTCGCCGCTCGTCGACGGCACCGTCGCCGTGGGCGGCCGGGGCCGGCTGGTCGAGTCGCTCCCGGGCATCCTCGAGGAGCTCGACATCGCGAGCACGACCGCGACCGACGCCGACGCGACGTACCAGGGCCTGGTCTTCGACGCCACCGGGCTGACCTCCTCCGACCAGCTGGTCGCGCTGCGGGACTTCTTCACGCCGCTGATGCGCAGCCTGGACACCTGCCCCCGCGTGGTCGTCATCGGCACCCCGCCCGAGCAGGTCGAGGGCGCCGAGCGGGTCGCCCAGCGCGCGCTGGAGGGCTTCACCCGCAGCCTCGGCAAGGAGATCGGCCGCGGCGGCACCGTGCAGCTGGTCTACGTGGCCGAGGGCGCGGAGGGCGCGCTGGCCTCGACGCTGGCCTTCCTGCTCTCGCCGAAGTCGGCGTACGTCTCGGGCCAGGTCGTCCGGATCGGCGCGCACGGCACGACGGTGGCCGGCGAGGTCGCCGACTGGACGACCCCGCTGGCCGGCAAGGTCGCGCTGGTCACCGGCGCCAGCCGCGGCATCGGCGAGCAGATCGCCCGGGTGCTGCACCGCGACGGCGCCACCGTCGTCGGCGTCGACGTGCCGCAGGCGGCCAGCGAGCTGCAGTCGCTGATGAAGGAGCTCGACGGCGACTGGCTGACCCTCGACATCACCGGCAAGGACGCGCCGCAGCGGATCGCGCACCACCTCAAGGAGAAGCACGGCGGCGTCGACGTCGTCGTCCACAACGCCGGCATCACCCGCGACCGGAAGCTCGCGAACATGGCTCCCGACAGCAAGGGTGACCGCTGGGAGTCCGTCGTCGCGGTCAACCTCACCGCGCCCGAGCGGATCACCCGCGAGCTGCTCGAACAGCAGGTGATCAACGACAACGGCTCGATCATCGGCGTCGCGAGCATCGCCGGCATCGCGGGCAACGTCGGCCAGACCAACTACGCCGCGTCCAAGGCGGGCATCATCGGCTTCGTCGACTCCCTCGCCGACGAGCTCGACCGCGGGATCACGATCAACGCCGTGGCGCCCGGGTTCATCATCACCCAGATGACGGCCGCGGTGCCGTTCGCGACCCGCGAGGTCGGCCAGCGGCTCAACGCGATGTCCCAGGGCGGCCTGCCGGTCGACGTCGCCGAGACCATCGCCTGGCTCGGCTCCCCCGGATCGACCGCGGTCAACGGCAACGTCGTGCGGGTCTGCGGCCAGATGATGCTGGGCGCCTGAGATGGCCCTCCCGACCCTGCTCAAGGCGGCGCTGCCGAGCATCCCCGTCGTCAACCAGCTGCCCGGCATCCGCAAGTCGCCGGTCGAGGAGTTCAGCGGGATCCGGCTGAGCCGGCCGCCGGTGACCGTCGAGCGCGCCCACGTCGAGCGGTACGCCGAGGTCTGCGGCTTCCCGTCGCGCGACACGGTCCCGGTCACCTACCCGCACCTGCTGGCGTTCCCGCTGCACATGGCGATCATGAGCGACCAGGCGTTCCCCGCGCCCGCCATCGGCACCGTGCACGTCGAGAACTCCGTCACCGCCCACCGCCGGATCGGGGTCGGCGAGACCCTCGAGGTCTCGGTCGCGGTCGGCGCCCCCGCGCCGCACCCCAAGGGCACGGCGTACTCCTTCGTCACCGAGGTCACCGCCGAGGGCGAGCCGGTCTGGGAGAGCACCTCGACGTACCTCCGCCGGGTCTCGACAGGCTCGACCAACGAACGGTCCGAGTCCGCGCCCGGGGGCCCGTCGTACCCGGACGCGCCGCCGCACGGCCTGACCTGGCGGCTGCCGGCCGACCTGGGCCGCCGGTACGCCGCGGTCTCAGGCGACCACAACCCGATCCACCTCTACCCGCTGACCGCGCGGGCGCTGGGCTTCCCGCGCCAGATCGCGCACGGGATGTGGAGCAAGGCCCGGTGCGTCGCCGCGCTGGAGAACCGGCTGCCGGACGCCGTCCGCATCGACGTCGCCTTCAAGAAGCCGATCCTGCTGCCCGGCACGGTCGCCTTCGGCTCGGCGCCGCTGGAGGACGGGTACGCCTTCTCGCTGACCCGACCCAAGGACGGCGCGCCACACCTGGCGGGACGCACCACGGCGCTCTGAGACGTCCCGGGCACCACCCGGACCGACGCTCAGCGGCGCTCGCAGGACCTACGGAGCTCCGCCTGGCAGGTGTCCACGCCGCGACCGCCGTCGGCGACGTCGCGGCCGGGTCCGCCCACGAGCCGGTCGCGGCCGCCCTTCCCGATCAGGGTGTTGCTCCCGGGCCCGCCTCGCAGGACGTCGCGCTTCGGTCCGCCGACCAGGCTCTCGATGCTCCGGAGGGCGGCCTCGGCCTGGGTGAACCGCGCGACGCCGGTGCGCAGGTCGGCACGCAGCCTCGTGTGGAGGATGATGAACTGCTCCAGGATGAACCGGTCCTCGCCGGGACCGCCGGCGATGACGCCGCGCCACCGGAGCGAGGGGTGCTTGACCACCCTGTAGTCCACGGTCGGTGGCCCCACCTTGAAGGTGTCGGCGCCCCGGCCCCCGGACAGGCGGAAGGTGGTGGTGGCGGACGAGGGGGCGTGCTCCCAGTCGCTGAGGTCCTGGCGGGTGCTGATCTCGTCCCGCCCGGAGCCGCCGAACGCCGGACCGCCGAAGTAGGCGGTGAGGACGTCGTCGCCCGACCCGCCGTGCAGCCGCTCCGCACGGACGGCAGCGAGGCCGTCGTCGCCTCCCCGGCCGTCGATCAGGTCGCCACCGTCCTGCCCCCAGAAGTGGTCCGCACGTTCCGATCCGCGGAACACGTCATGGCCCCGGGTTCCCCGGACGCCCACGACACCGCGCCAGACGTCGTGGTCGCCGTCCCCGTCGATCGTCCGTGCCTCCGCATCGACCACGACCCCGTGACCGGCTGCCACGACGGTGTCCCCGTTCGTCGTGCCCGAGACGATCGTGTCGTCCCCCGCCCCTGG contains:
- a CDS encoding calcium-binding protein codes for the protein MFVRAGLGAATLVLAGLVVTPAGSAESAADPTCAGKTPTIVVPAGATGTVTGTEGDDVIHVVKGRNLEVVDGLAGHDTICATHRRAGYLDLLGGDGDDELIGSGTLSGGPGNDVIRGMNADNGPLSGGEGDDLIVTSGDLSSTIEPGAGDDTIVSGTTNGDTVVAAGHGVVVDAEARTIDGDGDHDVWRGVVGVRGTRGHDVFRGSERADHFWGQDGGDLIDGRGGDDGLAAVRAERLHGGSGDDVLTAYFGGPAFGGSGRDEISTRQDLSDWEHAPSSATTTFRLSGGRGADTFKVGPPTVDYRVVKHPSLRWRGVIAGGPGEDRFILEQFIILHTRLRADLRTGVARFTQAEAALRSIESLVGGPKRDVLRGGPGSNTLIGKGGRDRLVGGPGRDVADGGRGVDTCQAELRRSCERR